A genomic segment from Syntrophotalea acetylenivorans encodes:
- the cysS gene encoding cysteine--tRNA ligase has product MSLRVYNTLTGGKEEFQPLVPGKVGMYVCGVTVYDYCHIGHARANIVFDVIYRYLQFAGYEVNYVRNYTDVDDKIINRANERGIDSTTLAEEFIKAFDEDMASLGLALPTCSPKATEHIEQIVEIVERLIEKGLAYESAGDVYYAVENFPGYLKLSKRNMDDMRAGARIAPGEQKRNPMDFALWKAAKPGEPAWESPWGPGRPGWHIECSAMSMKYLGESFDIHGGGKDLVFPHHENEIAQSEGASGKPFVKYWLHNGFVNVNQEKMSKSLGNFFTIRDILQSYDPEVVRFFILTAHYRSPIDFSDQNLQDALVGLSRFYEALQVSAEAVADLPESDTVSEEGAALEAKFREAMDDDFNTAAAIGHLFEGVRTMNRLCATKKFRKKADLVAQVQDLQRTVIRLGSVLGLFDSEPAVWLDKQKFAALAGLDISAEQIEQFIAERNQARKDKDFARSDAIRDELDAKGIVLLDSAQGTSWKIK; this is encoded by the coding sequence ATGAGCTTGCGAGTCTACAATACCCTCACCGGCGGCAAAGAAGAATTCCAGCCGCTGGTCCCCGGCAAAGTCGGCATGTACGTTTGCGGTGTCACCGTTTATGACTACTGCCACATCGGCCACGCTCGGGCCAATATCGTTTTCGATGTTATCTACCGTTATTTGCAGTTCGCCGGTTATGAAGTCAACTACGTGCGTAATTATACGGATGTTGACGACAAGATCATCAACCGCGCCAACGAGCGGGGGATCGACAGCACTACCCTGGCCGAGGAGTTCATCAAGGCTTTTGACGAGGATATGGCCAGCCTCGGTCTGGCTCTGCCGACCTGTTCGCCCAAGGCCACAGAGCATATCGAGCAGATTGTCGAAATTGTCGAACGTCTGATAGAGAAGGGTCTGGCCTACGAATCGGCCGGTGATGTCTATTATGCGGTAGAAAATTTCCCCGGTTACCTGAAACTGAGCAAGCGCAACATGGACGACATGCGCGCTGGGGCGCGCATCGCTCCCGGCGAGCAGAAGCGCAACCCCATGGACTTCGCCCTGTGGAAGGCCGCCAAGCCAGGCGAGCCTGCATGGGAATCGCCCTGGGGACCGGGCCGGCCCGGTTGGCACATCGAGTGTTCGGCCATGAGTATGAAATATCTCGGCGAATCCTTCGATATTCATGGCGGCGGCAAAGACCTGGTCTTTCCCCATCACGAAAACGAGATCGCCCAGAGCGAAGGGGCTTCTGGCAAACCCTTCGTCAAGTACTGGCTACACAACGGTTTTGTCAACGTCAATCAGGAGAAGATGAGCAAGTCTCTGGGCAATTTCTTCACCATCCGCGATATTCTGCAAAGCTACGATCCTGAGGTGGTGCGCTTCTTTATCCTCACCGCCCACTATCGTTCGCCCATCGATTTTTCCGATCAGAATCTGCAGGACGCCCTGGTCGGTTTGAGCCGTTTTTACGAGGCTCTGCAGGTCTCCGCTGAAGCGGTGGCGGATTTGCCCGAGAGCGATACCGTCAGCGAAGAAGGCGCGGCTCTGGAAGCTAAATTCCGCGAGGCCATGGATGACGATTTCAATACCGCCGCGGCTATCGGTCACCTCTTCGAAGGGGTGCGCACCATGAATCGTCTGTGCGCCACTAAAAAGTTCCGCAAAAAAGCCGATCTGGTGGCGCAAGTGCAGGACCTGCAACGGACTGTGATCCGCCTCGGTTCGGTACTCGGCCTGTTCGATTCCGAACCGGCCGTGTGGCTGGATAAGCAGAAGTTTGCCGCCTTGGCCGGACTCGACATCAGTGCGGAACAGATCGAGCAGTTTATCGCCGAGCGCAACCAGGCCCGCAAGGACAAGGACTTTGCCCGCTCCGATGCGATTCGTGACGAGCTCGATGCGAAGGGGATTGTGTTGCTCGATTCGGCTCAGGGGACGAGCTGGAAGATTAAATAA
- a CDS encoding sulfite exporter TauE/SafE family protein yields MHRWIWRGSNYLLFWLFLDACYVLALFAIPTARPLSLSTFALAHLAGIAVGTLVMYTGVGAGVVWFPFFTLLGFHPADAASFSLFNQLAGKGSGSFKYLREGMIDWPVVRRCVPMALLGVSAGYLLGMVMPHRYDPWLLLAFAVVVLYLLLALLWRKLHPVQVDEGVIEVPTASRLLVVISSIFTGLLSVGTSDWLIPHLMRRLHMPASRAVASGIFVMFVTALFFWMLIAFGVLVGWRAWPANPPMLFGTVPGVMIGAQFGSRLVRFATMKRAQPVVFMAVLALSTGHMVYEFLRRL; encoded by the coding sequence ATGCATCGGTGGATTTGGCGTGGCAGCAATTATCTACTTTTCTGGTTATTCTTGGATGCTTGTTATGTCTTGGCTTTGTTTGCCATACCGACCGCTCGTCCACTGTCCCTTTCTACCTTTGCGCTGGCGCACCTCGCCGGCATCGCAGTCGGCACTTTGGTGATGTACACCGGGGTGGGAGCCGGTGTGGTCTGGTTCCCCTTTTTCACTTTGCTCGGCTTTCATCCTGCGGATGCCGCGTCTTTTTCTCTTTTTAATCAGCTGGCCGGTAAGGGCAGCGGTTCGTTTAAGTATTTGCGCGAGGGCATGATCGATTGGCCGGTGGTGCGCCGTTGCGTGCCCATGGCGTTGCTCGGTGTTAGCGCTGGTTATCTGCTCGGGATGGTGATGCCTCATCGATACGATCCTTGGCTGTTGCTGGCCTTTGCCGTGGTGGTACTCTATCTGTTGTTGGCTTTGTTGTGGCGCAAGCTTCATCCCGTTCAGGTTGACGAAGGTGTGATAGAAGTTCCTACGGCTAGTCGTTTGCTGGTAGTGATTTCATCGATTTTTACCGGGCTGCTCAGTGTCGGCACAAGCGATTGGCTGATTCCACATCTGATGCGGCGTTTGCACATGCCGGCCAGTCGGGCGGTGGCCAGCGGTATATTTGTCATGTTTGTTACCGCGCTGTTCTTTTGGATGCTGATCGCTTTCGGCGTGCTGGTCGGGTGGCGCGCCTGGCCGGCTAATCCGCCGATGCTGTTTGGCACCGTGCCCGGGGTGATGATCGGAGCTCAGTTCGGTTCGCGTCTGGTGCGCTTTGCAACCATGAAACGAGCTCAGCCGGTAGTATTTATGGCGGTTCTGGCGCTATCCACCGGACATATGGTCTATGAGTTTCTGCGGCGGCTGTGA
- a CDS encoding class I SAM-dependent methyltransferase, with the protein MANDWNKVWQERGEKPLLFDPWLQRVLPLLPQGKLLDIACGRGRNALPMAELGYSVTALDASSQGLSQLSEEARRRGLAIATVQQDLEQLPQLPSAYFDVVLQFFYLQRSLFDAVRAAVRPGGVVVARTFSRAGDFAGGPGNPDYVLEVGELLTLFHDWDILLHEEGIDEAERGGGLAGIVARKPQSTTERERPCA; encoded by the coding sequence GTGGCGAACGATTGGAACAAGGTCTGGCAGGAACGGGGAGAAAAACCTCTTCTTTTCGATCCCTGGCTGCAGCGGGTGCTGCCCCTGTTACCGCAGGGCAAGCTTCTCGATATCGCCTGTGGAAGGGGACGTAATGCTCTGCCGATGGCTGAGCTGGGTTACTCCGTCACCGCCTTGGATGCCTCGTCTCAGGGTTTGAGCCAGCTTTCTGAAGAAGCTCGACGCCGCGGCCTGGCTATCGCCACAGTGCAGCAGGATCTGGAGCAACTACCTCAACTGCCAAGCGCGTATTTTGATGTGGTGCTGCAATTCTTTTATCTGCAGCGTTCTCTTTTTGATGCAGTGCGGGCTGCGGTGCGGCCCGGCGGTGTGGTAGTGGCCCGCACCTTCAGCCGAGCCGGTGATTTTGCCGGTGGGCCGGGTAATCCCGACTATGTCCTGGAGGTCGGTGAGTTGCTGACGCTGTTCCATGATTGGGATATTCTGCTTCATGAAGAGGGGATTGATGAGGCAGAGCGGGGCGGTGGTCTGGCGGGGATCGTGGCCCGCAAGCCACAATCGACAACTGAAAGAGAGCGACCGTGTGCCTGA
- a CDS encoding NRDE family protein → MCLILMAWQQHRDYPLVLAANRDEYYCRPTTPAGPWQDQPGIIGGRDLLQGGSWLAMGPNGRFAAVTNFREPPPAVEPPRSRGRLVSDFLQGVSDPAEYLAAVEQQGHLYRGFSLLVGDRSTVGYLSNRVRGYRLLEPGLYGVSNALLDAPWPKVVAGKAGLAMQLTSSTLDSTGLFELLTDESLPELPAGISANGDLVAGPQAPIFIRTAEYGTRCSTLLWTERAGGMTLLERSFESGSRQWSEVCHRFGDS, encoded by the coding sequence GTGTGCCTGATTTTAATGGCCTGGCAGCAGCACCGGGATTATCCCCTGGTACTGGCTGCTAATCGCGACGAATACTACTGTCGACCGACGACGCCTGCCGGGCCTTGGCAAGACCAGCCTGGAATTATCGGTGGACGCGACCTGTTGCAAGGGGGCAGTTGGCTGGCTATGGGTCCCAATGGTCGCTTTGCCGCCGTCACCAACTTTCGTGAACCGCCGCCAGCAGTCGAACCGCCCCGGTCGCGGGGCCGGCTGGTCAGCGATTTTCTGCAGGGGGTGAGCGATCCGGCCGAGTACCTGGCGGCTGTCGAGCAGCAGGGACACCTCTATCGTGGTTTCAGCCTGTTGGTCGGTGATCGCAGCACCGTTGGCTATTTGTCCAATCGTGTTCGCGGGTATCGGTTGCTGGAGCCTGGCCTGTACGGTGTCAGCAACGCCTTGCTCGACGCTCCCTGGCCCAAGGTAGTCGCCGGTAAGGCAGGTCTGGCGATGCAGCTGACATCTTCTACTCTGGACAGTACGGGGCTTTTTGAGTTGCTGACTGATGAGTCTTTGCCGGAACTTCCGGCAGGAATCTCCGCTAATGGCGATCTGGTCGCCGGGCCCCAGGCACCGATCTTTATCCGCACCGCGGAATACGGTACTCGCTGCTCCACCCTGCTGTGGACCGAGCGGGCTGGCGGCATGACTTTGCTGGAACGCAGTTTCGAATCCGGCAGCCGCCAATGGAGCGAGGTTTGTCACCGGTTCGGTGATTCTTGA
- the lon gene encoding endopeptidase La, whose translation MPLQDFDMPEQLPLLPVRDTVVFPHMVLPLFVGRSASLEAVKQAMEESRLIFLATQKILGNEEPGKDDIYRIGTVAMIMRMVKLNDGRVKILVQGLSKGRIEEYLREEPFFEVRITSLEEPELGELPLEVEALMRTVQNQLSQLQAISNVLSPEVMVVVDNIEDPGGLADLVVGNLNLKISQSQELLEVCDPVERLMQVNDLLNKELELATMQSRIQSQAKEEMGKTQREYFLREQLRAIQEELGGSDAKTDDLAELEQKLKDGKLPDEAMTEATKQLRRLEGMQAEAAEYSMLRTYLEWLADLPWQKTTRDNLDLHKARRILDEDHYSLDKVKERILEFLAVRKLKKKLKGPVLCFVGPPGVGKTSLGKSIARALGRKFVRVSLGGLRDEAEIRGHRRTYVGALPGRIIQGMKQAGTSNPVFMLDELDKVGGADFRGDPSAALLELLDPEQNHAFSDHYINLPFDLSNVMFIATANIMDPIPSALKDRLEVLRLAGYSGEEKLAIAERFLLPRQLEDNGLKGQDVRFSRSALQRIIREYTTEAGLRNLEREIGSICRKVAHRLAEGRKGPVSITRTNLERFLGPARHLAEDKLAENEVGVATGLAWTERGGEILHVEVTTMKGASKLTLTGQLGDVMKESAQAALSYARSHAEELGVDPDFAERLDIHIHVPAGAIPKDGPSAGVTMATALVSALSGRRVDREVAMTGEITLRGKVLPVGGLKEKVLAAVRAGITIVVVPRQNEKDLVEIPAALRRKVTFVPVDNMSQVLEQALESNP comes from the coding sequence ATGCCTTTGCAAGATTTCGATATGCCCGAGCAACTGCCTCTATTGCCGGTGCGAGATACGGTGGTCTTTCCGCATATGGTTTTGCCCCTTTTTGTTGGCCGCTCGGCTTCTCTGGAAGCGGTGAAACAGGCCATGGAAGAGAGCCGGCTGATCTTTTTGGCGACGCAGAAGATCCTTGGTAATGAAGAGCCCGGCAAAGACGATATCTATCGGATTGGCACTGTGGCGATGATCATGCGCATGGTCAAGCTGAATGACGGCCGGGTCAAGATTCTGGTGCAGGGGTTATCCAAGGGACGCATCGAAGAGTATCTGCGGGAGGAACCCTTTTTCGAGGTCAGGATTACCTCCCTTGAGGAGCCGGAATTAGGCGAATTGCCACTGGAAGTCGAAGCGTTGATGCGCACGGTGCAGAATCAGCTATCCCAGTTGCAGGCCATCAGTAATGTTTTGTCCCCGGAAGTTATGGTCGTGGTGGACAATATCGAAGATCCCGGCGGCTTGGCCGATCTGGTGGTCGGCAATCTCAATCTCAAGATTTCCCAGTCTCAGGAACTGCTGGAGGTTTGCGATCCCGTCGAGCGACTGATGCAGGTTAACGATCTGCTCAATAAAGAGCTGGAGCTGGCTACGATGCAGAGTCGTATTCAGTCCCAGGCCAAAGAGGAGATGGGCAAGACGCAGAGGGAATATTTTTTGCGCGAGCAGTTGCGGGCCATTCAGGAAGAGCTCGGCGGGAGCGATGCAAAAACGGACGACCTGGCGGAACTGGAACAAAAGCTCAAGGATGGAAAGTTGCCCGATGAGGCCATGACCGAGGCGACCAAGCAGCTGCGTCGGCTGGAGGGCATGCAGGCCGAAGCGGCGGAATATTCCATGCTTCGCACCTATCTCGAATGGCTGGCGGATCTGCCCTGGCAGAAAACCACCCGCGACAATCTCGATCTGCATAAGGCGCGGCGCATTTTGGATGAAGATCACTACAGCCTCGACAAGGTCAAGGAACGGATTCTCGAGTTTCTAGCAGTACGCAAGCTGAAAAAGAAGCTCAAGGGACCGGTCCTTTGTTTCGTCGGTCCCCCGGGAGTCGGCAAAACCAGTCTTGGTAAGTCCATCGCCCGGGCCTTGGGCCGTAAGTTCGTACGCGTCTCCCTTGGCGGCCTGCGGGACGAAGCGGAGATTCGCGGCCATCGCCGCACCTACGTCGGGGCCTTGCCGGGGCGTATCATTCAGGGCATGAAACAGGCCGGGACCAGCAACCCGGTCTTCATGCTCGACGAACTGGACAAGGTCGGCGGCGCCGATTTTCGCGGGGATCCTTCCGCTGCTCTGCTGGAACTTCTCGATCCGGAGCAGAATCACGCCTTTTCCGACCACTACATCAATCTGCCCTTCGATCTGTCCAACGTGATGTTTATCGCCACAGCTAATATCATGGATCCCATCCCCTCGGCTCTCAAGGACCGCCTCGAGGTGCTGCGTCTGGCCGGTTACAGCGGCGAGGAGAAGCTGGCCATTGCCGAGCGTTTTCTGTTGCCCCGGCAGCTGGAAGATAATGGGCTTAAGGGGCAGGACGTTCGTTTTTCCCGCTCGGCCCTGCAGCGAATCATTCGCGAATATACCACCGAGGCCGGGCTGCGAAACCTGGAGCGAGAGATCGGCAGCATCTGTCGCAAGGTGGCCCACCGTCTGGCCGAAGGCCGCAAAGGTCCGGTGTCCATTACCCGAACCAACCTCGAACGCTTTCTCGGTCCGGCCCGTCATCTGGCTGAGGATAAATTGGCTGAAAATGAGGTCGGAGTCGCCACCGGTCTGGCCTGGACGGAGCGGGGCGGCGAGATTCTGCATGTCGAGGTCACCACCATGAAGGGGGCGTCCAAGCTCACCCTGACAGGCCAGCTGGGCGACGTCATGAAAGAGAGCGCCCAGGCGGCCCTCTCCTATGCCCGCTCCCACGCGGAAGAATTGGGTGTCGACCCCGACTTTGCAGAACGTCTGGATATTCATATCCATGTGCCGGCCGGAGCCATCCCCAAGGATGGACCTAGCGCCGGGGTGACCATGGCCACAGCGCTGGTCTCGGCCTTGAGTGGCCGGCGGGTCGACCGGGAGGTGGCCATGACCGGTGAGATTACCCTGCGGGGCAAGGTGCTGCCGGTGGGCGGTTTGAAAGAAAAAGTGTTGGCGGCGGTTCGTGCGGGTATAACAATTGTGGTCGTCCCTCGTCAGAATGAAAAGGACCTGGTGGAAATTCCCGCTGCTCTTCGCCGCAAGGTGACCTTCGTCCCGGTAGACAACATGAGCCAGGTACTGGAACAAGCTCTGGAGAGCAACCCATGA
- the thiL gene encoding thiamine-phosphate kinase — MKLADLGEFGFIERIRGAVARSEGTGVRLGIGDDCAVLELPPGQVLLTSTDLLIEEIHFRSDWSDWRALGSKCVSVNVSDVAAMGGSPRHLYLGLAIPGTMAMEDLDAFLEGFLEAAAGYGAVLVGGDTCRSPGPLMISVTVEGAAPTEQVVTRGGAGLGDSIYVSGTLGDSALALQRLQADRPVTVELADRHHRPQARVALGRALAEAQLPSAMIDVSDGVLADLGHILEASAVGARLEQALFPLSSGFSQAMDEEPSLFELALSGGEDYELLFTVPADKEHVLAELIADVPVTRIGTVTEAEQGFLLADQAGQVRPVKAKGFNHFAG; from the coding sequence ATGAAGCTGGCCGATCTGGGTGAGTTCGGATTTATCGAGCGTATTCGAGGGGCGGTCGCCAGAAGCGAAGGCACCGGAGTTCGACTCGGAATCGGTGACGATTGCGCGGTGCTCGAATTACCGCCGGGGCAGGTACTTCTGACCAGTACCGATCTGCTTATCGAGGAGATCCATTTCCGCTCGGATTGGAGCGACTGGCGGGCGCTGGGTAGCAAGTGCGTGTCCGTTAACGTCAGCGACGTAGCGGCCATGGGCGGCAGCCCGCGGCATCTCTATCTCGGGTTGGCGATTCCGGGCACGATGGCGATGGAAGACCTCGATGCCTTTTTGGAAGGTTTCCTGGAAGCCGCAGCAGGATATGGAGCGGTGCTGGTCGGTGGCGATACCTGCCGTTCGCCGGGACCTCTGATGATTTCGGTGACCGTCGAAGGGGCGGCACCCACGGAACAGGTCGTTACTCGAGGCGGTGCTGGTCTCGGAGATTCCATCTATGTTTCAGGTACTCTCGGCGACAGCGCCCTGGCCCTGCAACGGTTGCAAGCCGATCGGCCGGTGACCGTTGAACTGGCTGATCGTCATCACCGGCCGCAAGCCCGGGTCGCCCTCGGTCGGGCTCTGGCCGAAGCGCAGTTGCCGAGCGCGATGATCGATGTATCCGATGGAGTGTTGGCAGATCTCGGACATATCCTCGAAGCTTCGGCGGTCGGTGCCCGTTTGGAGCAGGCACTATTCCCCCTGTCATCGGGATTTTCCCAGGCGATGGACGAAGAGCCGAGCCTTTTTGAATTGGCTCTGTCTGGTGGAGAGGATTACGAACTGCTGTTTACCGTGCCTGCGGACAAGGAACACGTGTTGGCTGAATTGATTGCCGACGTTCCGGTTACGCGTATCGGTACTGTGACGGAAGCGGAGCAGGGGTTTTTGCTGGCCGATCAGGCCGGGCAGGTGAGGCCGGTAAAGGCTAAGGGATTTAATCATTTTGCTGGTTAA
- a CDS encoding LolA family protein produces MKHISFLAILLVTLLATSALANGSDELLGKVVRGLEHQFRANAAPGASIEDLQADFLQQAYLGSLDRVEEGQGRVAVRFDRRGQQLQPRFRWEYQVPSVQQIISDGSTVWVYLPENQQVVESPLPANGSEGVDDPLAFLTGLGQLSKRFTVAWASPALDSEGHYRLLLKPRQPSAIVERLELVIDRAVVNHNASGSKPVYPVRVATVFGPNESRTTITFHNVRLNKGLKDSLFDFKIPEGVEVLRPDQNQFGF; encoded by the coding sequence ATGAAACATATATCTTTTCTCGCCATTCTACTGGTAACACTCCTCGCCACCAGCGCCCTGGCCAACGGCAGCGATGAACTGCTGGGCAAGGTGGTGCGCGGTCTGGAACATCAATTCCGCGCCAATGCAGCGCCCGGAGCCTCCATTGAGGACCTGCAGGCGGATTTTCTGCAGCAGGCCTATCTTGGTTCCCTCGACCGGGTTGAGGAGGGCCAGGGCCGGGTGGCCGTTCGCTTCGACCGCCGCGGTCAACAGTTGCAGCCGCGTTTTCGTTGGGAGTACCAGGTTCCGAGTGTGCAGCAGATCATTTCCGACGGGAGCACGGTGTGGGTCTATCTGCCGGAGAACCAGCAGGTGGTCGAGTCGCCGCTGCCCGCTAATGGCAGCGAGGGTGTCGACGATCCGCTGGCTTTTTTGACCGGCCTTGGTCAGCTCTCCAAACGTTTTACCGTGGCCTGGGCCAGTCCCGCTCTCGATAGCGAAGGGCATTACCGCCTGTTGCTGAAACCTCGCCAGCCATCGGCGATTGTCGAACGACTCGAACTGGTCATCGACCGGGCCGTGGTTAATCATAACGCCAGCGGGAGCAAACCCGTTTATCCGGTGCGGGTCGCCACGGTATTCGGTCCCAATGAAAGTCGTACGACCATTACCTTTCACAATGTGCGTTTAAACAAGGGATTGAAAGACAGTTTGTTCGATTTTAAGATACCGGAAGGAGTCGAGGTACTGAGGCCAGATCAGAATCAGTTCGGATTTTAG
- a CDS encoding YajQ family cyclic di-GMP-binding protein: protein MPSFDIVSKVDMQEVDNAVNQSLKEIGQRYDFKGTHNEIDLQESAIVLLGADDYKLQAVVDVLKGKLVRRGVSPKCLDFGSKEPASGGAVRQRVTIVQGISKEKGKEIVKRIKDTKLKVQAQIMDDQVRVSSKKIDALQEVMQLLKTQDLGVELQFVNMRS from the coding sequence ATGCCAAGTTTCGATATTGTATCCAAAGTCGACATGCAGGAAGTCGATAACGCCGTCAATCAGTCCTTGAAGGAGATTGGTCAGCGTTACGATTTCAAGGGCACTCATAACGAGATTGACCTGCAGGAGAGCGCTATCGTGCTGTTGGGGGCCGATGACTACAAGCTGCAGGCGGTAGTCGATGTTCTCAAGGGCAAGCTTGTGCGCCGGGGTGTTTCGCCTAAGTGCCTTGATTTTGGCAGTAAAGAACCGGCTTCCGGCGGTGCTGTAAGACAGCGGGTGACTATCGTCCAGGGGATTTCCAAGGAAAAGGGCAAGGAGATTGTCAAGCGGATCAAGGACACCAAACTCAAGGTCCAGGCGCAGATCATGGATGACCAGGTGCGTGTGTCGAGTAAGAAAATCGATGCCCTGCAGGAGGTCATGCAGTTGCTCAAGACCCAGGACCTGGGTGTCGAACTGCAGTTTGTCAATATGCGTTCTTAG
- the rimO gene encoding 30S ribosomal protein S12 methylthiotransferase RimO, translating to MVSLGCAKNLVDAEVMLGHLPAERFEIVTDESQAEIIIVNTCAFIEDAKEESVETILEVADYKQNGNCRLLVVTGCLPQRYAKELATDLPEVDIFIGTGELTRLVELIDAHQPQGGSLQAIDIPQYLYDHTTPRVKSSPFYSTYVKIAEGCDNHCSYCIIPQLRGPLRSRSIESVVAEVTALVADGVKEVNLIAQDLTAFGHDRNDGSTLAGLLRELVKIDGLHWLRLLYAYPEGISDELIELMAAEDKICNYLDVPFQHINDKVLSLMNRRIDQQAIRGLVERLRQAIPDLTLRTSFIVGFPGETEQQFSELMAFVKEGHFDRVGVFRYSREEGTPAATLPDQVAERTKKSRVEKLMKAQQRVSFRRNRALVDRIEPVLVEGYSEETELLLSGRSVRQAPDIDGQVYITDGQADIGDIVPLRITDSSDYDLIGEIVDPSEALSGE from the coding sequence ATGGTCAGCCTCGGCTGTGCCAAAAACCTGGTCGATGCCGAGGTTATGCTGGGTCATCTTCCGGCTGAGCGGTTTGAAATCGTTACCGACGAGTCTCAGGCCGAGATCATTATCGTCAATACCTGTGCTTTTATCGAGGATGCCAAGGAAGAATCGGTGGAAACCATTCTCGAAGTGGCCGACTACAAGCAGAACGGCAACTGTCGTCTGCTGGTGGTGACCGGCTGCCTTCCCCAGCGCTATGCCAAGGAGCTGGCGACGGACCTGCCGGAGGTCGACATTTTTATCGGTACCGGTGAGTTGACGCGTCTGGTCGAACTGATCGACGCGCATCAGCCGCAGGGCGGCTCCCTGCAGGCGATTGACATCCCCCAGTATCTCTACGATCACACCACGCCGCGGGTTAAATCTTCGCCTTTCTATTCGACCTACGTCAAGATTGCCGAGGGCTGCGATAATCATTGCTCTTACTGCATCATCCCCCAATTGCGTGGTCCGTTGCGTTCGCGCAGCATCGAATCAGTGGTGGCTGAGGTTACAGCCCTGGTGGCCGATGGGGTGAAGGAGGTCAACCTTATCGCTCAGGATCTGACCGCCTTTGGTCATGACCGTAACGACGGTTCCACCCTGGCCGGTCTGCTGCGGGAACTGGTTAAGATCGACGGTCTGCATTGGTTGCGCCTGCTCTATGCCTATCCCGAAGGCATCAGCGACGAACTTATCGAGTTAATGGCCGCCGAAGATAAGATCTGCAATTATCTCGATGTGCCTTTCCAGCACATCAATGATAAGGTCCTCAGCCTGATGAACCGGCGTATCGACCAACAGGCCATTCGCGGTCTGGTCGAGCGTTTGCGCCAGGCCATTCCCGACCTTACTCTGCGCACCTCCTTCATCGTCGGTTTCCCCGGTGAGACCGAGCAGCAGTTCTCCGAATTGATGGCCTTTGTGAAAGAGGGACACTTCGATCGGGTAGGGGTGTTCCGTTATTCCCGCGAAGAGGGCACCCCGGCGGCGACCCTGCCGGACCAGGTCGCCGAGCGAACCAAAAAGAGTCGCGTGGAAAAGTTGATGAAGGCCCAGCAGCGGGTCTCTTTCCGCCGCAACCGGGCGCTGGTCGACCGAATTGAACCGGTGCTGGTGGAAGGCTACAGCGAAGAGACCGAACTGCTGCTCAGCGGTCGCAGTGTCCGTCAGGCGCCCGATATCGACGGTCAAGTCTACATCACCGACGGTCAGGCGGACATTGGCGATATTGTGCCGCTGCGCATTACCGACTCTTCCGATTACGATCTGATCGGCGAGATTGTCGATCCGTCCGAGGCATTGTCCGGCGAATAG